The genomic stretch GAGGCCAGGAACACCGTGGTGATCTCCTCGGCATCCGCGGGGTCGGCCCTACGCAGCAGCAGGCCCTCCGGTGCCCCGGCGCCTTCAGTTCTGTCGAGGTTCGACGACATGAGGGGCGTTCTCTCTTCTGTCGGTTCGGCGAAACTGGTTCACAGGGTGTAGACGCGGCTCGCGAAGGAGACACCCGCCGCGCCGGGAATCCAGGTCAGGTCGTCGGGACGCGGCTGGTCCATGGCCGACACGGGCAGCCCGGCGTCCTGCGTCATCGCCAGCAGCCGAGTGCGGCTTCCGGCGTCCCGGACGGTGAGCGTCAGCTCGAAGCCCTCACGAGGCGGCGCGACGAAGACGAGTCCCCACTTCCACACCGACGCGGCGTGGGGAAGGTTGACTCCGCCTCGCAGGGTTCCCGTGCCCGCCGGTGCGCCGCCCACCTGGGCGTCCACGACCGGGGTGACCGTCGTGTCGACGTACAGGCCCAGCAGCACCGGTGTCCCGTTCTCCGGCCGCACCGACAGCCGCAACGTACGGGTGCCGCCGTCCCGGGTCTCGGACAGGGTCTTCACCAGGGGGCGGGAGACCGGGGCGACGGGGGCGCTGCCGGCGAGGAGCCCCCCGGACGGGGTGGGAAGAGCGGGAGACCACGCCTCCAGGGAGTCGGTTCGCCGCGTACCGGTGTAGTGGGTGACCCAGGCCTGCGGATCGGCGTCTCCGGACACCCAGAAGGCGCGCTGCCGGTCGGCGTCCAGCGCGTAGATGAGGCTGACCGGCTGCGGGTGCCCGGCGTCGGGTGCGGCGACGGCCGCGTCCACTCCCACCAGGGCGCTGCCCACCAGCGCCGCGGCGGCCCCGCCGGCGACCACGCGGCGGAAGCTCGCGGCGCGGACCTGGCCGACCAGGGGCACCAGCACCACGGCGGCGGCCACCGCGGCCAGGACCAGCGGAGCGGCGGCCAACGCGAGCCCCAGCGTGGGGAACAGCAGGGCGACCAGCGGCGCCGTGACCACCACACCGGGCAGTGCGGAGCCGACCAGTGCCGCCGTCCGCCACGGGGAGTGCTCGGCCGTACGGGCGGCCAGCGCGATACCGGCCGCCCCGCCGAGCACGGTCCAGGTGAACACGTAAGCGGCGCCGGGCAGCAGTACGGCTGTGACCACGGCCAGCAGCGCCGGCCACACCATCGTCCCGGCGGCCGCCTCCAACGAGCTGGCCCGCCTGCCGACCCATACCGCCCACAGCCAGACCACCGTCACGGTGAGCAGCAGCAGACCCGCGACGGCCGGGCCCGTGCGGTACGGATCACCGGTGCTGAACGACCCCAAGGAGGGCCTGACGAGCAGCAGGGCACGCCAAGCCGCCAAGCCGAGGGCGCCGGCGGCCAGCAGCGGGAGCGGAAAGGTCAGTGCCGAGCGTGCGGCCGCTCGCAGGCCCAGGGCGCCCCGGCGGCGGGCGTACCAGACGGCTGCGGCCAGGGCGGCCAGGGCGGCGAGTGCCAGCGGCACGACGGCACCTGACGGGTACCAGACCAGCAGCGGACCGAGGTTGAACCAGGTCGCGTCGGAGGCTTCGGACACCTGGCGAAGGTCCGTGGCCGCCAGCTCGCGGGAGGCGGACAGGGTCGTCTCCCCCAGATCCTGGAGGCTGCCCAGATCGACGTGGGCGAGATCGTCCTCCGGGCTGTGGTAGCGGGCGCTGCCACCCATCACCGCGAAATTCAACCCGGTCATGCCCGCCTTGCGGAGAGCGGTGAAGTCCGTGTCGTTCGGCAGGCGCCGGTAGATCTCGGCGGAGAGGGACGTGGCCACGGGCGGGGTGTGCCGCAGGGCCCGGACCAGTGCCGCACTGTGCCCGCCGGTCTCGAACATGACGGCTCGTCCGCTGGTCCCGCGCGCCTCCAGGTTGATGACCACGTCACGTCCCGGGTCGCTCCCGGCGAGGTCCCGGGCGGCGGCCCGCCCACCCAGCTGGCCTATCTCCTCGTCATCGGTGAACAGCAGGACCACGTCGTTGCGCGGCCGCGGGCCCTGCGTGAACGTACGGGCGATCTCCAGCAGGGTGCCGACCCCCAGGCCGTCGTCGGAGGCACCAGGTCCGGTGGCCACCGAGTCGGTGTGCGCGACGAGCAGCACCCGCCCCGTGGAGGACCGCCCGGGGATCGTGGCGGTGATGTTGTGGACGCGGCCGGCCAGATGCGCGTCCTTTTGTCCGGGAAGCACCACGGTGGACACCTTTTGCACAGGCGAAAGCCCGAGACCGGTCAGCTGGTCGGTGACGTAGGAGCGAACGGACTCCGCCTGCGGCGTTCCCGAGGGGTGAGCGGAAAAAGCGATGTGCTCGATGTGCTCCTTGGCGCGCACCGCGGAAAACGCGGAAGAACGGGAATTCGCCGGCGCCGGATGCGGCGGGATGCGCACAAACAACCCACAGCCGAATGCGACGGCAATGAGTATCAGAACGCCGGAGAGCACCTGCACGCGCGACCTCATGAACACCCCAGTCGGATGGGCCTCCTCGGCCGCGAACGTGATCGCCCATCAACGTAGTGTCAACATCGGTGGAAAACAAGAGTTCCCAATCCACCTGGGCGTGCGCTTATATGGGTCGATGCAGCCGGGCAGCCGCCACCGCGCCCCGGCCCAAAAGCACTTGGCAAGCAGGAGGGGCCAGGATGGGCGTTTCTGCCGTCCTTTTCCGTGATGTCACGAAGAGCTACGGACAGGAGAACGCCGTCGACGGGCTCGACCTCGACGTCCCCCCAGGGGTCTTCTTCGCGCTGCTGGGCCCGAACGGCGCGGGCAAGAGCACCACCATGCGCCTCATCACCGGGCAGAGCCGGGCAACCGGCGGCAGGGTGGAGGTCCTCGGGCACCGTCTGCCGAGGGAGTCACGGCGGGTCCGCTCCCTTCTCGGGGTCGTCCCGCAGGAGGACAACCTCGACATCGAGCTGACCGCCAGACAGAACCTGGACGTGTTCGCCCGGTTCAGTTCCATGCCCGCGCACCGGTACCGCGAGGCGGTGGACCGGGCCCTGGCCGCGGTACGTCTCACCAACCGGGCCGACAGCCGGGTGGAGGCGCTGTCCGGCGGCATGCGCCGCAGGCTGCTGCTGGCCCGCGGCATCCTCACCACCCCCCGGCTGCTGCTGCTCGACGAGCCGACGGTCGGCCTCGACCCGCAGATCCGACAGGACCTGTGGGACGTCATGGAGACGTTGCGCGTGTCCGGGACCACGGTGCTGATGTCCACGCACTACATCGAGGAGGCCGAGCGCCTCGCCGACGAGGTGGCCGTGGTGTCCGCCGGCCGGCTGATCGCCCGAGGCAGTCCGCAGCAGCTGCTGCGGACCCACGCCGGGAAGCAGGCCGCGGAGTACCGGGGCGACGCGGACCGCCGCGCGGCCGTCGAGGACTACGCCTCACGCGCGGGCATGACCAGCCGGCGTACCGGACTCTCGGTGTCCATCCTGCGGGCCGAGACGCTGCCCGGTGAACTCCGCGAGGTGCTGGGCGATCCCGACGTACTGCGCCCCACCACGCTGGAGGACGTCTTCGTCGCCCTGACCGGCGAACTGTTCGTCTGAAGCCCCCGCCCCTGCCCCCGCCCCTGCCCCTGCCCCCGCCCCCGGCCCTGCCCCCGTGCCCCCGCCCGCTCCTCGCCACCACGCCGTTCGGCAGACCTGAGCTGACCAGAGAGGACCACCCCATGACGAGGGCAGCACCGGCTCGCCCTGTGGAGACGCCGCCGAGTACGTCCTCCGCGGACCTCGACGCCACGGCTCCTCCACTGCTGCCCGCCCTACGCGCGGTGTGGCTCCGGGAACTGCTGCTCTTCCGACGCTACTGGCCCGCCGTCACCTTCGGCTCGCTGATCGAGCCGCTCGTCTACATGGCCGGCTTCGGCCTCGGCTTCAGCCACCTTGTCGGCTCGGCCGAAGGACGGCCGTACCCCCAGTTCGTAGGCGTCGGCATGGTCGTGACCTCGGTCCTCTTCGCCGCCGCCTTCGGGGGCATGTTCGAGAGCTTCAACCGGCGCTGCTACCAGCATCTGTACGACGCCGTGCTCAGCCGGCCGGTGGACGTCTGGGAACTCGTCACCGCCGAGGTCTCCTGGATCGCGGTCAAGTCCTCCGCCTACAGCTCCGTTCCCCTGCTGGTCACCCTCGCCGTCGGACTGCCCGTCGGCCCCGCTCTGCTGCTCGTACCCGTCGTCACCCTGCTGTCGGGCCTGGCCTTCGCCCTGTGCGGTATGTGGATCTCCACGCTCGTACCGGCGATCGACTGGCTGCGGCTGGTCGTCTCCGGCGTCCTCACCCCGCTCGTCATGGCCGCCGGAGTCTTCTTTCCGATCGGCGAACTACCCGGCTGGGTCCGGGCCGTCGCGGTCGTGAACCCGATCTACCACTGCATGCAGCTCGTACGCCACGCCGCGTTCGGCGCCCTCGGCGCCGGCGACTGGCTGCACGCCCTGGTACTCGTCGCCTTCACGGCCGCCATGTGGCTCCTCGCGGTGAGGGGCATGAACCGTCGGCTCGTCGACTGAGGGCGGGCGCCCCCACCTTGTACCTGTCCCGGCCACACAGAACCCTGAGGAGAGCACGTGCTGACGGCGACACAGCGGAGTGTGCCACTTGCCCTGGCCCGCGGCGGGCTGCGCCCCGCCACCTGGAGCCAGCAAGCCATGTGGGAGATCCTGGCGGTCCTGGAACCCGAGACCGAGTCCCTGAACCTCCAGCAGCTGCTTCTGGTCCCCGGCGAGCTCACGGTCGAGGCCGTGCTGGAGGCGATCGGCGAGGTGGTCTCCCGCCATGAGTCGCTGCGTACGCGCTACCGCCTGGACGAGAGCGGCGAGCTGCTGCAGTACCTGCCCGAGCAGGACAGGCTGACCGCCGAGGTCTACCACGTCGACGCCGAGCAGGTGGTGGAGCTGACCCGCCAGGTCGAGGACGACCTGGCGGCGACACGGTTCGACATCACGGCGGACTGGCCGTTCCGTCTGGTGGTCGCTGTCGTTGACGGCCTGCCGCGCGCTGTCGCCTTCGCCGTCTCCCACATCGCCGCCGACCGGGCGGGTGCCGAGATCCTGGGGCCGAGCTGTCGGAGCTGATCGGGGCGCGGGCGAACTCCGCGGTCCCGCCGGCTTCCCCCGCGGCACCGCGCGGACAGCAGCCGTTCGAAACGGCGGCCTACGAGCGTTCGGCGGAGGGCGACCGGCTCCTCGGCGCGGCACTGGACCACTGGCGCGGGGTCCTGGACGTCATGCCGCGCGCACCGTTCAGCGAGGAGCCCCGGCAGCCCGCGGAGGGAGGCCGCTACTGGCGCGGCGAACTCCGCTCCCGCGCGGTGCCGCTCGCCGCGGAGCTGCTCGCCAAGCGCTACCGGATGACCTCCTCGGCCGTCCTCCTCGCCGCCACGTCCATCGTGCTCAGCCGGAGAACGGGCAACCCGCGGTTCGGCATCGGGCTGATGACGAGCAACAGGTTGAATCCTGAACTGGAGCGGGCCGTCGGCAACGTCACCCAGATCGCCTACACCCCCGTCAGCCTGGACGGGCCCTCGTTCGAACAGGTGGTCCGCAGCGCTCTGTCCGGCGCACTGCGCGCCTACCGGCACGGCCGGTTCAACGTCCAGCGC from Actinacidiphila yeochonensis CN732 encodes the following:
- a CDS encoding ABC transporter ATP-binding protein — protein: MGVSAVLFRDVTKSYGQENAVDGLDLDVPPGVFFALLGPNGAGKSTTMRLITGQSRATGGRVEVLGHRLPRESRRVRSLLGVVPQEDNLDIELTARQNLDVFARFSSMPAHRYREAVDRALAAVRLTNRADSRVEALSGGMRRRLLLARGILTTPRLLLLDEPTVGLDPQIRQDLWDVMETLRVSGTTVLMSTHYIEEAERLADEVAVVSAGRLIARGSPQQLLRTHAGKQAAEYRGDADRRAAVEDYASRAGMTSRRTGLSVSILRAETLPGELREVLGDPDVLRPTTLEDVFVALTGELFV
- a CDS encoding M20/M25/M40 family metallo-hydrolase, which encodes MLPGQKDAHLAGRVHNITATIPGRSSTGRVLLVAHTDSVATGPGASDDGLGVGTLLEIARTFTQGPRPRNDVVLLFTDDEEIGQLGGRAAARDLAGSDPGRDVVINLEARGTSGRAVMFETGGHSAALVRALRHTPPVATSLSAEIYRRLPNDTDFTALRKAGMTGLNFAVMGGSARYHSPEDDLAHVDLGSLQDLGETTLSASRELAATDLRQVSEASDATWFNLGPLLVWYPSGAVVPLALAALAALAAAVWYARRRGALGLRAAARSALTFPLPLLAAGALGLAAWRALLLVRPSLGSFSTGDPYRTGPAVAGLLLLTVTVVWLWAVWVGRRASSLEAAAGTMVWPALLAVVTAVLLPGAAYVFTWTVLGGAAGIALAARTAEHSPWRTAALVGSALPGVVVTAPLVALLFPTLGLALAAAPLVLAAVAAAVVLVPLVGQVRAASFRRVVAGGAAAALVGSALVGVDAAVAAPDAGHPQPVSLIYALDADRQRAFWVSGDADPQAWVTHYTGTRRTDSLEAWSPALPTPSGGLLAGSAPVAPVSRPLVKTLSETRDGGTRTLRLSVRPENGTPVLLGLYVDTTVTPVVDAQVGGAPAGTGTLRGGVNLPHAASVWKWGLVFVAPPREGFELTLTVRDAGSRTRLLAMTQDAGLPVSAMDQPRPDDLTWIPGAAGVSFASRVYTL
- a CDS encoding condensation domain-containing protein; translation: MLTATQRSVPLALARGGLRPATWSQQAMWEILAVLEPETESLNLQQLLLVPGELTVEAVLEAIGEVVSRHESLRTRYRLDESGELLQYLPEQDRLTAEVYHVDAEQVVELTRQVEDDLAATRFDITADWPFRLVVAVVDGLPRAVAFAVSHIAADRAGAEILGPSCRS
- a CDS encoding ABC transporter permease, encoding MTRAAPARPVETPPSTSSADLDATAPPLLPALRAVWLRELLLFRRYWPAVTFGSLIEPLVYMAGFGLGFSHLVGSAEGRPYPQFVGVGMVVTSVLFAAAFGGMFESFNRRCYQHLYDAVLSRPVDVWELVTAEVSWIAVKSSAYSSVPLLVTLAVGLPVGPALLLVPVVTLLSGLAFALCGMWISTLVPAIDWLRLVVSGVLTPLVMAAGVFFPIGELPGWVRAVAVVNPIYHCMQLVRHAAFGALGAGDWLHALVLVAFTAAMWLLAVRGMNRRLVD